The Muntiacus reevesi chromosome 7, mMunRee1.1, whole genome shotgun sequence genome includes a region encoding these proteins:
- the OR4K1 gene encoding LOW QUALITY PROTEIN: olfactory receptor 4K1 (The sequence of the model RefSeq protein was modified relative to this genomic sequence to represent the inferred CDS: substituted 1 base at 1 genomic stop codon) yields MAHTNESMVSEFVLLGLSNSWELQLFFFAIFSIVYVTSVLGNIVIIVIVSSDSHLNSPMYFLLSNLSFIDICQSSFATPKMLVDFFGEHKTISFEGCMAQIFLLHSFVGSEMMLLVAMAYDRFIAICKPLHYSTIMNRRLCIIFVFISWAVGILHSVSHLAFTVDLPFCGPNEVDSFFCDLPLVIELACMDTYEMEIMTLTNSGLISLSCFLALIISYTVILITVRHRSSSGSSKALSTLTAHITVVILFFGPCIYFYIXPFSRLSLDKFLSVFYTVCTPLLNPIIYSLRNEDVKSAMRKLRNRHVSFWKN; encoded by the coding sequence ATGGCTCACACAAATGAATCAATGGTATCTGAGTTTGTGCTTCTGGGACTCTCTAATTCTTGGGaacttcagcttttctttttcgCCATCTTCTCAATAGTGTATGTGACATCAGTTCTGGGCAACATCgtgattattgttattgtttcctCTGACTCCCATTTGAACTCTCCTATGTACTTCCTGCTCAGTAACCTTTCTTTCATTGATATCTGCCAATCTAGCTTTGCCACCCCCAAGATGCTTGTGGACTTTTTTGGGGAGCACAAAACTATCTCCTTTGAGGGTTGCATGGCCCAAATATTCCTTCTTCACAGTTTCGTTGGGAGTGAGATGATGTTGCTTGTAGCTATGGCATATGACAGATTTATAGCCATTTGTAAGCCTCTGCACTATAGCACAATTATGAATCGAAGACTATGtataatttttgtgtttatttcctgGGCTGTGGGCATTCTTCATTCTGTGAGCCACTTGGCTTTTACAGTGGATCTGCCATTCTGTGGCCCTAATGAGGTAGACAGCTTCTTTTGTGACCTTCCCCTGGTGATAGAGTTGGCTTGCATGGATACTTACGAGATGGAAATTATGACCCTAACTAATAGTGGCCTGATATCACTGAGCTGTTTTCTGGCTTTAATTATTTCCTACACTGTCATTTTGATCACTGTCCGTCACCGCTCTTCCAGTGGATCATCCAAGGCACTTTCTACATTAACTGCTCATATCACAGTGGTGATTCTTTTCTTTGGgccttgcatttatttttatatatgacctTTTAGCAGACTTTCTCTGGATAAGTTCCTTTCTGTGTTCTACACTGTTTGTACACCCCTGTTGAACCCCATCATCTACTCTCTGAGGAATGAAGATGTTAAATCAGCCATGAGAAAATTGAGAAACCGTCATGTGAGCTTCTGGAAAAACTAG